In Anaerolineales bacterium, the following proteins share a genomic window:
- a CDS encoding chloride channel protein: protein MQTKSNPSIQLADFSADSRMLFLSALALVIGAMSSLVAYALVWLINVFTNLAYYQRFSAQAASPDGNTLGWWAIFVPAIGGLIIGLMARYGSDKIRGHGIPEALEAILIGRSRMEPKVAILKPISSAISIGTGGPFGAEGPIIMTGGAFGSLFAQFFHLSAAERKTLLVAGAAAGMAAIFAAPVAAVLLAVELLLFEWKPRSFIPVALAAAVAGALRVLILGMGPIFPVTLHMPLGGEALIIACLVGIAAGLASSGLTALVYFFEDLFEKLPIHWMWWPILGGFAIGVGGLIEPRVLGVGYDLIHQLLRGELIGVVVLALLIVKALVWSIALGSGTSGGVLAPLLIMGGALGAFLAQWLPFGDASLWALIGMAAMMSGTMRSPLTSMIFVLELTHDLNVLPGLLIACIAAEAVTVLLMKRSILTEKVARHGHHILREYIVDPFEILRVSEVMDTNPTTIPATMTTAELSERIARGDPQLARRQGTPIVDAQGALVGLVTRGDLVRAMESNPGGDVTVLEVGSRDLIVAYPDEPLMEAVARMVRHDVGRLPVVSRENQRQLLGYLGRAGLLEARLRKIQEEELREQRWQVSRTTTK from the coding sequence ATGCAAACAAAAAGTAATCCATCCATACAACTTGCCGATTTCAGCGCCGATTCGCGTATGCTGTTCCTCAGCGCGCTGGCGCTCGTGATCGGCGCAATGAGTTCGCTGGTCGCGTATGCGCTCGTGTGGCTGATCAACGTATTCACCAACCTTGCCTATTACCAGCGTTTCTCAGCGCAAGCGGCTTCGCCGGATGGGAACACGTTGGGATGGTGGGCAATCTTCGTTCCGGCAATCGGCGGACTCATCATTGGGCTCATGGCGCGCTACGGGTCCGATAAGATTCGCGGGCACGGGATTCCCGAAGCGCTCGAAGCCATCCTCATCGGTCGCAGTCGGATGGAGCCGAAGGTCGCGATACTGAAACCGATCTCCTCCGCGATCTCGATCGGCACGGGCGGTCCGTTCGGAGCGGAAGGCCCGATCATCATGACGGGCGGCGCGTTCGGCTCGTTGTTCGCGCAATTCTTCCATCTCAGCGCGGCGGAACGAAAAACGCTTCTGGTCGCCGGGGCGGCGGCGGGCATGGCGGCGATCTTTGCCGCGCCGGTCGCGGCGGTCTTGCTGGCGGTGGAACTACTCCTGTTTGAATGGAAGCCGCGTTCGTTCATCCCGGTCGCGTTAGCGGCGGCTGTCGCGGGCGCGCTGCGCGTGTTGATTCTCGGCATGGGTCCGATATTTCCCGTTACGCTTCACATGCCGTTGGGAGGCGAAGCGCTCATCATCGCTTGTTTGGTTGGCATTGCCGCAGGCTTAGCCTCAAGCGGACTGACGGCGCTCGTCTATTTTTTCGAAGACCTTTTTGAGAAACTACCAATCCACTGGATGTGGTGGCCCATCCTGGGCGGATTCGCCATAGGCGTCGGCGGCTTGATCGAGCCGCGCGTGCTCGGCGTCGGCTACGACTTGATTCATCAATTACTGCGCGGTGAATTGATCGGCGTTGTCGTGCTTGCCTTGTTAATCGTCAAAGCCCTGGTGTGGTCTATCGCGTTAGGTTCCGGCACATCGGGCGGCGTGTTGGCGCCTTTGCTCATCATGGGCGGCGCGCTCGGCGCGTTCCTCGCGCAGTGGCTTCCGTTCGGCGACGCGAGCCTGTGGGCGTTGATCGGAATGGCGGCAATGATGAGCGGCACGATGCGTTCGCCGTTGACCTCGATGATCTTCGTCCTCGAACTGACGCACGACCTGAACGTATTGCCTGGATTGTTGATCGCGTGTATTGCCGCAGAGGCGGTGACGGTATTGCTCATGAAGCGTTCCATCCTCACGGAAAAGGTCGCGCGGCACGGACATCACATTCTGCGAGAATACATCGTTGACCCGTTCGAAATCCTGCGAGTGAGCGAAGTGATGGACACGAATCCAACAACCATCCCGGCCACCATGACCACAGCCGAACTTTCAGAACGCATCGCGCGCGGCGATCCGCAATTGGCGCGGCGGCAGGGAACTCCCATCGTAGACGCGCAAGGCGCGCTTGTAGGACTCGTTACACGCGGCGACCTCGTCCGCGCAATGGAATCAAACCCGGGCGGCGATGTTACCGTGTTGGAGGTGGGAAGCCGCGATCTCATCGTGGCGTATCCCGACGAGCCGCTCATGGAAGCGGTCGCCAGAATGGTTAGGCATGACGTTGGACGTCTGCCGGTGGTTAGCCGCGAGAACCAGCGTCAATTATTGGGATATCTAGGTCGCGCCGGTTTGCTCGAAGCGCGTTTGAGAAAGATTCAAGAGGAAGAACTCCGCGAGCAACGCTGGCAAGTGTCGCGCACAACGACAAAGTAA
- a CDS encoding MDR family MFS transporter, with amino-acid sequence MSRNRVILVTVGIMLSLFLASMESTVVATAMPTIVGQLGGLKNYSWVFSAFMLASTTTVPLYGKLSDIYGRRKLYVFAMALFLLGSLFCGLSTNLTHLILARALQGIGAGGIMPLAFILIGEMFSLEQRTKMQGVFSGVWGVSSVAGPLLGGFIVDQLSWHWIFYINLIPGLIAGALVALAWQDQVYSHERPAVDYAGAALLSIGVVLLLLGLMELGTSISWVFIVSASVIFLLLVWVERRAADPILPIALFRDKLFSTASSHGFFTGWAVFGTIAFIPLFVQAVFAASPTQAGITVTPMLLGWVSASIFSTRILLKVGYRRLSLIGTSIFIVGATLLAILGADSSRPLVMAFVTLMGIGMGSSIPAFVIAVQTTVERRHLGVATSMLQFSRSMGGTLGVSVMGAALSMRLASNLNASGLDLGLVSQLLDPAPGSEVIVEAGARAAMANAIHLVFVIAFVAAVLGLLSAIFTPHKELTDKIESEPLPISAD; translated from the coding sequence ATGTCACGAAATCGCGTCATCCTCGTCACGGTGGGCATTATGCTCAGCCTGTTCTTAGCCTCGATGGAATCCACCGTCGTAGCCACCGCCATGCCGACCATCGTCGGACAACTGGGCGGGTTGAAAAACTATTCGTGGGTCTTTTCGGCGTTCATGCTGGCATCCACAACCACCGTTCCCCTCTACGGAAAACTTTCGGACATTTACGGGAGGCGCAAGTTATACGTCTTCGCGATGGCGCTCTTCCTGCTTGGTTCGCTGTTCTGCGGGTTATCCACCAACCTCACGCATTTGATCCTCGCGCGCGCCCTGCAAGGCATCGGCGCGGGCGGGATCATGCCGCTGGCATTCATCCTCATCGGCGAAATGTTCTCGCTCGAACAACGCACCAAAATGCAGGGCGTGTTCTCCGGCGTGTGGGGCGTCTCGTCGGTGGCGGGACCGTTGTTGGGCGGCTTCATCGTTGACCAACTTTCATGGCATTGGATCTTTTACATCAACCTGATTCCCGGTCTGATCGCCGGGGCGTTGGTGGCGCTGGCGTGGCAGGATCAGGTCTACAGTCACGAACGACCCGCTGTGGATTATGCCGGGGCGGCGCTGCTGTCCATCGGCGTCGTCCTCCTGCTCCTCGGATTGATGGAGTTAGGCACATCCATCAGTTGGGTCTTTATCGTCTCAGCCTCGGTCATCTTTTTGTTGTTGGTTTGGGTGGAACGCCGCGCCGCCGACCCCATCCTGCCGATCGCGTTGTTCCGCGATAAACTTTTTTCCACCGCGTCTTCGCATGGCTTCTTCACCGGCTGGGCGGTGTTCGGCACGATCGCGTTCATCCCGCTGTTCGTGCAAGCAGTGTTCGCCGCAAGCCCCACGCAAGCGGGCATCACCGTGACGCCGATGCTGCTCGGCTGGGTAAGCGCCAGCATCTTCAGCACGCGCATTTTGCTTAAGGTCGGGTATCGCCGATTGAGTCTGATCGGTACAAGCATCTTCATCGTTGGCGCGACCCTGTTGGCGATCCTCGGCGCAGACAGCAGTCGTCCGCTTGTGATGGCTTTTGTCACGCTGATGGGTATCGGCATGGGATCCTCTATACCGGCGTTCGTGATCGCGGTGCAGACAACGGTGGAGCGGCGTCATCTCGGCGTGGCAACTTCGATGCTTCAATTCAGCCGTTCGATGGGCGGGACTTTGGGAGTCAGCGTGATGGGCGCGGCATTGAGCATGCGCCTCGCCTCGAACCTGAACGCTTCCGGTCTGGACTTGGGGCTGGTCTCCCAACTCCTCGACCCTGCCCCCGGTTCAGAAGTGATCGTGGAAGCGGGGGCGCGCGCCGCGATGGCGAATGCTATCCATCTCGTTTTCGTGATCGCGTTCGTCGCGGCTGTGCTAGGATTGCTCTCCGCTATCTTTACTCCGCACAAAGAGTTGACCGATAAAATAGAAAGCGAACCGCTTCCCATCAGCGCAGATTGA
- a CDS encoding STAS domain-containing protein, which translates to MDLVQTSQMQGNVPVTVFHIQDRINLSNYKLMEDAAKQAYENGTRDLVIDLSKTDSLTSIGIRALVAIYKLLGTDGGKHLKLAGVIPPMREMFNVAGITGFIEIYDTVDEAVASF; encoded by the coding sequence ATGGATCTGGTACAAACCTCGCAAATGCAGGGAAACGTTCCCGTCACGGTCTTTCACATCCAAGACCGTATCAACCTTAGCAATTACAAATTGATGGAAGATGCGGCAAAGCAGGCTTACGAGAATGGGACGCGCGACCTCGTCATTGACCTGAGCAAAACAGATTCACTTACGAGCATCGGTATCCGCGCGCTGGTGGCGATCTACAAATTATTAGGGACGGATGGCGGTAAACATCTCAAACTGGCTGGGGTCATACCGCCCATGCGTGAGATGTTCAACGTAGCGGGCATTACCGGGTTCATCGAAATCTATGACACGGTGGATGAAGCGGTCGCTTCTTTTTAA
- a CDS encoding class I SAM-dependent methyltransferase, with protein MNNIQTFFLNSSQYAKSRPQYPDELFSYVSELCAGHDRAWDCATGNGQAAVSCAKYFSQVEATDLSEEQIQHGIPHPKVRYSITPAEQTHFEDEAFDLVTVAQAVHWFDKEKFFREASRVLKPKGVLAVWAYGFSEIEAKVDRLVSEKLLAPIDRFWVEGNREVMSGYRDLVLPFEPIQIQKSFSVRVEWNLAQLFAYFRTWSAVKRYRAELGRDPVELIEKDLREAWGDAETAKPVFMPLFVKTSRNV; from the coding sequence ATGAACAACATCCAAACCTTCTTCCTCAACTCGAGCCAATATGCGAAGAGTCGTCCACAATACCCCGATGAATTGTTTTCATACGTAAGCGAGCTATGCGCCGGTCATGACCGGGCTTGGGACTGCGCGACAGGCAACGGACAGGCGGCTGTTTCTTGCGCGAAATATTTTTCGCAGGTTGAAGCGACCGACCTCAGCGAGGAACAAATCCAGCACGGTATCCCCCACCCGAAGGTGCGATACAGCATCACGCCTGCCGAGCAAACCCACTTCGAGGATGAAGCGTTCGATCTCGTCACGGTGGCGCAGGCTGTCCATTGGTTCGACAAAGAAAAATTCTTTCGGGAGGCGAGTCGAGTGTTGAAGCCCAAAGGAGTTCTGGCTGTCTGGGCGTATGGCTTCTCGGAGATCGAAGCCAAAGTTGACCGTCTGGTCTCAGAAAAACTGCTCGCGCCGATTGATCGCTTTTGGGTGGAGGGAAACCGCGAAGTCATGTCGGGCTATCGCGATCTCGTTTTGCCTTTTGAGCCAATTCAGATACAGAAAAGTTTTTCGGTGCGCGTCGAATGGAATCTCGCGCAGTTGTTCGCGTACTTCCGTACGTGGTCGGCGGTGAAGCGCTACAGGGCGGAACTTGGGCGAGACCCGGTGGAGTTGATCGAAAAGGATTTACGCGAGGCGTGGGGCGACGCTGAAACTGCGAAACCGGTGTTTATGCCTCTGTTCGTCAAAACGAGTCGAAACGTTTGA